The genomic DNA AATGTGGATCAGAATTTATGGATGTGTGCTTTTGATAATCTCTTGGTAAATTTGGATTCACCCATCAATGTCTTTCATAATTTCTATCTTTTTGCCGATGCCGATAACAGAATAAATCCTCTGCTATGGGATTTGAATATGTCTTTTGGCGGCTTTCAAGGTGGTTCCGTTTCCGGTATGCAAAATCTTGATCCCTTGCGCAATGTGAATAGCAGCACTTTTCTCCTGCTCAAGAATGTATTAGTAAATCCTCGTTACAAAAAGATGTATCTTGCTCATATACGCACAATGATAGAAGAGAACTTTTCTAATGGCTGGTATGCAACCAGGGCAGCTGAATTGCAAAGTATTTGCGGTCCCTCTGTGCAAAACGATCCTAATTACTTTTATACTTATGCCAATTTTCAAGCAAACTTGAATAATCAGGTGGGAGGTGGTTCAGGAGGTCCCGGAGGTGGACAAACCGTTCCTGGAATTACTCAACTGATGAATGCTCGGGCTACCTATCTTTTAAGTAATACCAATTTTGCCGGAACTGTCCCTACAATGACGGTGCAAAATTATTCTCCTGCCAATCCTGAGCCGGGCTCAACAATGCAATTTACTGCTACTTTTACCAATGCTACTTATGCTCAGTTGGGTTTTAAACAGGACATAGCTCACAAATATACCTATTATCAAATGTATGATGATGGAGCTCATTCCGATGGTGCTGCTAATGATGGTGTGTTTGGAATTAGTGTTCCTGTCACTTATGGTGATATCAATTATTTTTTCTGGGCAGAAAATACTTCGCAGGGGATGTTCTTTCCTGCGGGAGCAGAACACGAATATTACACAATTCCGGTTGCCGGTTTTACGGGGGAACTTTTTATCAACGAAATTATGGCAAAAAATGCCTCTTATACCGATCCGAATGGCGAATTTGATGACTGGGTGGAAATTTACAATCCCAATGATTATGCAGTTGACCTTGGCGGGATGTATATGACCGATAGCCATTACAGCAATGGAATAAGTGCCTGGACACAAATTCCGACAACTAATCCTGATGTTACAACTATTCCTCCGCATAGTTATAAAATTGTGTGGTTTGATGAAGACCTTGATCAGGGTCCTTTGCATATCAATGATAAACTCGGAGGCGGAGCAGACGCTGTTTATTTAATTGATACGGATGGGATTACAGTTATTGATAGTTATATCTGGACTGAGGCAGCTGATTTAAATGTAGATGACAGGTCTATTGGCAGATTACCTGATGGCAGCGATAACTGGATTTTATTTGGAGCGGGACAAACCAATCCCTGCACTCCCGGCGCTTCCAATCAGGGAACTGTAAACACGCTTCCCATTATTGAAAATATTGCTTATAGCCCTCTTATTACAGATGAAAACAGCATTATAACCGTTTCCACCAGTGTTAGTGACAGTGATGGAACTATAAGTAGCGTGCAATTATTGTATGGCATTTCCGACTGGACTTTGAACACTGTGGCAATGAGTTTAAACCAAAACAGCTACACTGCCCAAATCGGATCTTTTGCTTTGGGCTCTATTATTAAATACCGGATTCAAGCAACCGATAATGCCTCAGGGATAACTCAGTCACCTGTCTATTCAATACTGATTGGATATACTGCTCCAGTTCTATATATTAATGAATTGATGCCTTCCAATGCTACAACCGTTATGGATGAAAACAGCGAATATGAGGATTGGATAGAAATATATAATCCCAATGATTTTGCAGTTGATTTAGCGGGCTATTATTTGACGGATGATCATTATCCCGATACCGGAACTTCTTTAACTCAAATTCCTGCCGGTTTTTCCGAGACCATCATTCCTGCCCACAGCTATAAAATAATCTGGTTTGACGAAGACCTTGACCAGAGTCCTTTGCATATCAATACGAAATTGAGCACAACAGCTGATGCTGTATATTTATTAGCTCCGGATATGTTAACCGTAGTTGATCATATTGCCTGGAGCGAAGATTTGGCTTTAGGCAGTGATATTTCTTATGGCAGATATCCTGATGGGAGTGAGAATTGGATACAGTTCGGAGTTGATTTTGAACATCCCGTAACGGCAGGAACAAGCAATAATCCTGTGTCCAATAACGATAACAACATTACTCCGGTAGTGATCAGTTTGGATGTTTGGCCTAATCCTGTAAGAGATGTTCTGAACATCAATCTGAAAGGTGCCTCCGATAAATATAGAGTGAAAGTATATAATCTTAAAGGTCAGTTAGTTGCGGATTACTATACTGCCCAAGGCGGTAAAAATGAATGGAACCTGAAAGATAAACACAGCAACAGAATCAGCAGTGGAATCTATCTTGTCCGCACGCAATATGCGGGCAAACAATTCAGTAAAAAAATCTGTATCATCCAATAAGGAGTAAAAATGAAAAAGTTCTTGTTCATAGCATTCATCCTGATGTGGGCTGCATTAAATGCTACCGTTATTTCTTCCTGGACTTTTGAAAATACACTTTTACCTTCAACAGGTAGTGGAACTGTTTCTTTAATCGGAGGAGTTACGGATGATGGTTTCAATACCGGTTATAGTGGAGGACTGGGTTGGAGTACTACATCTTATCCTGCTCAGGGAACTAATAATATGACGGCAGGAATAATGATTGAGCTCTCTACCCAGAATTTTCAAAATATAACTATCAGTTGGGAGCTTCGGCATAGCAATAAGTCCGCTAATAGAGCAGTCCTGTTTTATACTTTGGATAGAACCGCAGCTGAACCGGTTTGGATTCAGGCAGGGGTTTACGATGCTACCGGTGGTGACAGCTGGTTTCCCAATTCTTTTGATGCGAATTCTATTGCCGGGATAAATAATAATCCTAATCTTGCTTTTAAGCTTGTTTCCGCTTTTGCCAATTCAGAGAATACTCTTTATATGCCTTCCGATCCCACAAAGGTTTACGATGGCGGCAAATGGCGTTTTGACGATATTATTATTTCAGGAACTTCTGCTGCTCCTTATGTGCAAATAACTTCAGAGTTGCAACCTTTTTATGCTATGGTGGGAGATGTTTCCCCGGTTCAGACCTATCAGATAACTGCTACTAACTTAACCGGAAATCTAATTGTTACAACTCCTCAATATTTTTACCTGCGTTTGTTTGATACCGATTCCTTCGTTTCTTCTTTAGAGCTTATTCCTCGTAATGGTTGCTTTGATAGACAGATACAAGTGGTTTTTCAGCCAACCGTAAGCGGCAATTTTAATGGCAGTATTTTACATAACGGAGGCGGAATTACTTCTCAACTGATTGAAGTTAGCGGTTCCACCATTTTCCCCGAGCCGACAAATTATCCCGTTTCTTTATCTGCCTCTGGAATAAACTATTATCAGGCATATCTGAATTGGACAGATGCCACAGGGGCAATTTTACCGGCTGGTTATCTGATTAAAGGTAGTGAAAACGGCTTTTCAGATATTGCAGACCCCATTGATGGCATTCCTGAAAGCGATGCAGAGCTTAGTAAAAATGTCAGTTATAGCGTTCAGACCCAGCTATTTTATGGATTAAAAGAAAATCAGGCATATTATTTTAAGATTTTTCCCTATACCAATAGCGGAGACAACATTGACTACAAAGTTGATACTAACGTACCTTCTGTTCAATGGACAACCCCTACAGGACCCGTTGGTTCTGTTTTACTCCCGGGAGATTTAGCGTTTGTAGAATATGCTACCGATTCCCCTGACCGTTTCAGTTTCGTGCTTTTGAAGGATATTTTGGAAAACACTAAAATATGCTTTACCGATAAAGCGTGGACGGGAACCGCTTTTACGGCAAATGAAGCCCTCTATGAATGGAGAGGAGTAGGACGCACTTATGCTACAGGAGAAGTTATTCATCTGGTTGAAGGGCAAACCTTTACCAATGAAGGTATCCATAGTCCCGGTGTAGAAGGTCTTTCCAACGACGGTGAACAAATTATTGCCTTCCAGGGAACCATAAACGAGCCCTCTTTCATTGCAGCTATTTCTTCTACCGGATGGTTAACAGAGGGAACAGTAAGTAACAATAGTTCCTACCTTCCTTCCGTTTTAACCTTGGGAGTAAATGCTTTAGGTTTTGCCACCGAAGTGGATGATGGTGTCTA from Candidatus Cloacimonas sp. includes the following:
- a CDS encoding CotH kinase family protein, with the protein product MKKAYLILCLMFCLSISLVAQTDFYDINTVNTIQLFFTQSNWDQILDQLYAAGEERLVGTAIINGVTYDSVGVRYKGNSSYSANRNKNPFNIKVDHIIEDQLIDGKYGTIKLANGFSDPSFVRETLSYEIARKYMPACKANYANVWVNNVLIGVYTSVEDVDSNFMAEHFHTSGKPRFKCDTNTMATVTVWGYLGADSTAYMQYYGLESDYGWNTLINFTNTLQNNYANISQVMNVDQNLWMCAFDNLLVNLDSPINVFHNFYLFADADNRINPLLWDLNMSFGGFQGGSVSGMQNLDPLRNVNSSTFLLLKNVLVNPRYKKMYLAHIRTMIEENFSNGWYATRAAELQSICGPSVQNDPNYFYTYANFQANLNNQVGGGSGGPGGGQTVPGITQLMNARATYLLSNTNFAGTVPTMTVQNYSPANPEPGSTMQFTATFTNATYAQLGFKQDIAHKYTYYQMYDDGAHSDGAANDGVFGISVPVTYGDINYFFWAENTSQGMFFPAGAEHEYYTIPVAGFTGELFINEIMAKNASYTDPNGEFDDWVEIYNPNDYAVDLGGMYMTDSHYSNGISAWTQIPTTNPDVTTIPPHSYKIVWFDEDLDQGPLHINDKLGGGADAVYLIDTDGITVIDSYIWTEAADLNVDDRSIGRLPDGSDNWILFGAGQTNPCTPGASNQGTVNTLPIIENIAYSPLITDENSIITVSTSVSDSDGTISSVQLLYGISDWTLNTVAMSLNQNSYTAQIGSFALGSIIKYRIQATDNASGITQSPVYSILIGYTAPVLYINELMPSNATTVMDENSEYEDWIEIYNPNDFAVDLAGYYLTDDHYPDTGTSLTQIPAGFSETIIPAHSYKIIWFDEDLDQSPLHINTKLSTTADAVYLLAPDMLTVVDHIAWSEDLALGSDISYGRYPDGSENWIQFGVDFEHPVTAGTSNNPVSNNDNNITPVVISLDVWPNPVRDVLNINLKGASDKYRVKVYNLKGQLVADYYTAQGGKNEWNLKDKHSNRISSGIYLVRTQYAGKQFSKKICIIQ